A portion of the Daphnia magna isolate NIES linkage group LG4, ASM2063170v1.1, whole genome shotgun sequence genome contains these proteins:
- the LOC116920127 gene encoding LOW QUALITY PROTEIN: uncharacterized protein LOC116920127 (The sequence of the model RefSeq protein was modified relative to this genomic sequence to represent the inferred CDS: deleted 1 base in 1 codon), with protein sequence MSLEFVYSSEGCEEFVALCANPALIEDRVDRSRHRNKTEVSSIRLNCKYRVYASFEILLENSADSNVIVPSAIFMLCRHFTYDQLIELIEFFVRSDVEIHHASTGSASVSFLCRCHIDNVINLIETLVQHDCISSRICDALVQVCRNGVDDLINRIRTLINRGIENVRLDCDSVNGNVAEDVQTILLKLNADDINSRTDKCQLKSVFKSCRATVHVKMHSPLHQRMIYNHQIDHVDESGLLSFNTRENSIFLPAFRDWQTIHVAWHCPDIVAGQIDQLIFSYLDKHSHRRELCDKSAGACDWCRVGSDVDDYLNRLMDKVEEMCSLFAAERLIHYGSSAEKTNIFRASEFDRGVVLNNFGQSPSDPNQIVYTGNDPAYVALKDGEYPINSSSLLVLFMKSITDAVERVHSVHVFAPTVAFGETCVTVYFLYRGRHPSAAVKVSVDVTIAVKAAEQPAMISNGWFVSDEVEGVVLLVPHRRGVGSQWRLSYPTLERDMLLHAGEQVSRVYQLLKFLAALHHAKDNLKREIPRKSSLSSYALKTCLFRYMRHHYRPPPWQPEDALRHTVGILRQFPINSCEMTSYFNKEIVVFNVTPKSRKAVAEIISVLNKLL encoded by the exons ATGTCACTGGAATTCGTTTATTCATCCGAG ggATGCGAGGAATTTGTTGCCTTGTGCGCCAATCCCGCGCTAATTGAGGATCGAGTCGACCGTTCACGTCACCGCAACAAAACTGAAGTGTCTTCTATTCGTTTGAACTGCAAATATCGCGTCTACGCTTCATTCGAAATCCTACTAGAAAACTCTGCAGATTCGAACGTTATTGTTCCGAGTGCCATTTTCATGTTGTGCCGTCATTTCACGTACGACCAACTCATCGAACTGATTGAATTCTTCGTTCGATCTGACGTTGAAATTCATCACGCGAGCACGGGATCTGCCTCAGTTTCATTCCTTTGTCGATGTCACATCGACAATGTGATCAACTTGATTGAAACGCTCGTTCAACACGACTGTATCTCTTCACGAATTTGTGACGCACTTGTCCAGGTGTGTCGCAATGGCGTCGATGACCTCATTAACCGAATCCGAACGCTCATCAACCGCGGGATTGAAAATGTTCGTCTCGATTGTGATTCTGTGAACGGCAATGTAGCGGAAGACGTGCAAACTATTTTATTAAAACTAAACGCTGATGACATCAATTCGCGAACCGATAAGTGCCAATTAAAATCAGTTTTCAAATCGTGTCGGGCAACGGTGCACGTCAAAATGCACTCGCCGTTACATCAGCGGATGATCTACAATCATCAGATCGATCACGTTGATGAATCTGGATTGTTAAGTTTTAACACGAGAGAAAACAGCATTTTTCTTCCAGCTTTTAGAGACTGGCAAACAATTCACGTTGCGTGGCATTGTCCAGACATCGTTGCTGGACAAATCGATCAGCTCATTTTCAGTTACCTGGACAAACATTCGCACCGGCGTGAATTGTGCGACAAATCGGCTGGCGCTTGCGATTGGTGTCGTGTTGGATCTGATGTCGATGATTACCTCAACAGGTTGATGGACAAGGTGGAAGAAATGTGTTCCCTTTTCGCAGCTGAAAGGTTAATTCATTACGGCAGTTCGGCCGAAAAGACCAACATTTTTCGAGCCAGCGAATTCGATCGTGGGGTCGTCCTCAACAATTTCGGCCAATCACCCTCAGAT CCTAATCAAATCGTTTACACGGGCAACGATCCAGCCTACGTGGCATTAAAAGACGGTGAATATCCAATCAATTCAAGTAGTTTACTCGTTTTATTCATGAAATCGATCACGGACGCAGTGGAACGCGTTCACAGTGTCCACGTTTTCGCCCCGACAGTCGCCTTCGGTGAAACTTGCGTCACAGTTTATTTCCTCTATCGTGGAAGACATCCTTCGGCTGCGGTGAAAGTTAGCGTCGATGTCACCATCGCTGTCAAAGCGGCCGAACAACCGGCCATGATCTCCAACGGCTGGTTTGTTTCAGACGAAGTCGAAGGTGTCGTCCTTTTAGTTCCTCATCGTCGTGGCGTCGGCAGCCAATGGCGTTTATCTTACCCGACTTTAGAGAGGGACATGTTACTTCACGCAGGTGAACAAGTTTCGAGAGTGTATCAGTTGCTTAAATTTCTGGCTGCCCTTCATCACGCCAAGGATAATTTGAAGCGTGAAATTCCGAGGAAATCAAGTTTGTCTTCGTATGCGTTAAAGACGTGCTTGTTTCGTTACATGCGACATCATTATCGACCACCTCCGTGGCAGCCGGAAGATGCTCTGCGTCACACCGTGGGCATTCTGCGTCAGTTTCCCATCAATTCGTGTGAGATGACGTCCTATTTCAACAAAGAGATTGTTGTGTTTAATGTCACTCCGAAAAGTAGGAAAGCTGTCGCAGAAATCATTTCTGTATTGAATAAATTGTTGTAA
- the LOC116920128 gene encoding uncharacterized protein LOC116920128, with the protein MKVRLMLAFSVVLLLFVVDAKPVESTSNQGKSSPTTNVEKEWNEETLKPFKRVTTTNESEELYLCHFNTTDKNICLPDFDEWKSIHAAWHCQEKSVNNTLGQSIFRYLDKHSHSRQQCDKSPTTCDWCRIGKDVEDYLKLLMDKVAELCSLFTTNQLVHTGSSAEKTNIFRASEFDHLAILKYFNQSPSDPNEIIYTGSDPVVLKYANGPVNASELLNLFRKCISEAVELVQNDILSSPKIVLGRTGVTIYLIHGGRNPLEPMKISVDLSLGVKAAQQPPEIWFMKNNSNNDVILVPQRPDAGSQWRPTYPTLERDMLLTADASVGRVYQLLKFLAALHHNKDNLEREIPRKSNLTSYVLKTCLFSYMRLNYRLEDAAWFAKDALQHAVGVLEYFPLNATEMASFFFKDRIEFNITLESKQAATEIMSMLNRINL; encoded by the exons ATGAAG GTGCGGTTGATGTTGGCGTTTTCCGTTGTCTTGCTGCTCTTTGTTGTCGATGCCAAACCAGTGGAATCAACCAGCAATCAAGGGAAATCCAGCCCAACAACGAACGTCGAGAAAGAATGGAACGAAGAAACACTTAAACCGTTTAAAAGAGTAACAACTACGAATGAAAGTGAAGAGTTGTATCTCTGCCATTTCAACACGACAgacaaaaacatttgtttaCCGGATTTCGATGAGTGGAAAAGTATTCACGCAGCTTGGCATTGTCAAGAAAAGAGTGTCAATAACACTCTTGGCCAGTCGATTTTTCGTTACCTGGACAAACATTCCCACTCACGTCAGCAATGCGATAAATCGCCAACCACCTGCGACTGGTGTCGTATCGGAAAAGATGTCGAAGACTACCTGAAACTGTTGATGGACAAAGTAGCAGAGCTATGCTCGTTATTTACAACCAATCAGTTAGTTCACACGGGTAGTTCGGCTGAAAAAACCAACATTTTTCGAGCTAGTGAATTTGATCATTTAGCCATTTTGAAGTATTTCAATCAATCGCCGTCAGATCCCAACGAAATTATTTACACCGGCAGTGACCCAGTTGTTCTAAAATACGCAAATGGACCAGTTAACGCCAGTGAATTATTAAATCTCTTTAGAAAGTGCATCTCCGAAGCAGTGGAACTTGTCCAGAACGATATCTTATCATCCCCCAAGATCGTTCTTGGTAGAACTGGTGTCACCATCTATCTCATTCACGGTGGAAGAAATCCTTTAGAACCTATGAAAATCAGTGTCGATTTATCACTTGGTGTTAAAGCTGCTCAACAGCCACCGGAAATTTGGTTCATGAAAAATAATAGCAACAATGACGTCATACTTGTTCCTCAACGTCCTGATGCCGGGAGTCAATGGCGTCCAACTTATCCCACGTTAGAGAGGGATATGTTACTGACAGCAGACGCTTCAGTTGGTCGTGTTTATCAATTACTCAAATTTCTGGCAGCCCTTCATCACAACAAGGATAATCTCGAACGAGAAATTCCGAGGAAATCTAACTTGACGTCGTACGTCTTGAAGACATGTTTGTTCAGTTACATGCGTCTGAATTATCGGTTGGAAGATGCGGCGTGGTTTGCAAAAGACGCTCTCCAACACGCAGTGGGTGTTTTGGAGTATTTCCCGTTAAACGCGACTGAGATGGCgtcattcttttttaaagatcGAATCGAATTTAACATCACTTTGGAAAGCAAGCAAGCTGCGACTGAAATCATGTCCAtgttaaacagaatcaatctATAA
- the LOC116920134 gene encoding unconventional myosin-XIX — protein MHENIEDLTHLQKLETRTVLQCLRSRYKQKQFYTWAGPTLVALNPLKDVPGLYSKKMMELFAHESFTYKTPHVFALGQRTLRHLQWGLGKTHQAIVVNGESGAGKTCNALYLLSFFAAMETNNNEVPNSDNIEVLLCRSNPLLEAMGNAQTLRNENSSRFGKLIRLVYVGEGANTQLVSAHIETYLLESTRVARHAAGERNFHIFYQMLAGLPESLKVELDLQNVPKWSIASQRDCNAMDEAHFHATVAALEQLSLHDTTQQLWKLLAALLHLGNVEFEVNKEANSWTTDQQNHLESAARLLGLNSNELFQLFTVRHFQAGSKSPAVVRPCSSPNECTNRRDTLIKLLYRMTFDTVLENINRKLQHALDSTFTMPKYLCILDLYGFESFEYGNSLEQLCINYANERLQYYFTVNYLKEQQLHLANEGLTAIDLDENALDKQNLISFLDGPVSVFGVLNEECYLNRGCDDSQVCIRIQSSLNERTRGIKSMPPSPRMPRSSKIKAPPVEFAISHYAGLVSYSTVAMLDKNRDYIPTEMMSVLSRSRNYFVKLLLGKDAIIVNATHTMNGRRHTVLAKFKNSLDNLMRILNVCDVHYIRCIRPSLSAPYYTSSPSQRWDEDYVDAQLNACGVIDTIKVSSFGYPIRMSHEEFASRYKYLSTKRPKEPIEAIEICREITESYVQLENEIRVGKSQMYATEKGIELAERWKFRIRQQAACVVQRWWRERLRRQKAAVTLQNWWRTVVQTRAVNRVKRWWKRKRSTAQILSKVRQICVSVRIIQRTVRRWLIHTRAARQKRAQISLPSTDSVAQVIADESCDHDVKLQVSPKWGENNNCAKLTQSPNLISLQLSRANFFYSVGVISIRRPPTVRARFITRKTCLPFSFIPPRSQLPSGLTDAYL, from the exons ATGCACGAAAACATTGAAGACTTGACACACCTACAGAAACTCGAAACGAGAACGG TCCTACAATGCCTAAGATCACGCTACAAACAGAAACAGTTTTACACATGGGCAGGGCCAACTTTAGTAGCACTAAATCCTCTAAAAGATGTGCCTGGgctttattcaaaaaaaatgatggagcTGTTTGCCCATGAATCATTCACTTACAAAACACCTCACGTCTTTGCACTTGGCCAGCGTACTTTAAGACACTTGCAATGGGGATTGGGGAAGACACACCAAGCTATTGTTGTCAATGGTGAGAGTGGTGCCGGAAAG acATGTAATGCACTTTACCTACTATCCTTCTTTGCTGCGATGGAGACCAACAATAATGAAGTACCAAATTCAGACAATATTGAGGTGCTGCTTTGCAGATCTAATCCATTGCTAGAAGCTATGGGAAATGCTCAAACTCTGAGAAACGAAAACAGCAGCCGTTTTGGCAAGTTAATTCGGTTGGTGTATGTCGGCGAGGGTGCTAACACGCAGCTAGTGAGTGCTCACATCGAAACCTACCTGTTGGAATCAACACGTGTTGCCCGACACGCAGCTGGAGAAAGAAACTTCCACATATTTTATCAG ATGCTTGCTGGCTTACCAGAGAGCTTAAAAGTAGAACTGGATCTACAAAATGTCCCAAAATGGTCTATTGCATCGCAAAGGGATTGTAATGCGATGGATGAAGCTCATTTTCACGCAACAGTGGCAGCTTTGGAGCAATTGAGTCTCCATGATACAACACAACAGCTGTGGAAACTTTTGGCAGCTTTGTTACACTTGGGTAACGTTGAATTTGAAGTCAATAAGGAGGCCAACAGTTGGACGACGGATCAACAAAACCATTTGGAATCTGCCGCTCGTCTTCTGGGTCTGAACAGCAACGAACTATTTCAATTGTTTACAGTGCGACACTTTCAAGCTGGAAGCAAATCACCTGCTGTTGTTCGGCCTTGCAGCTCACCAAATGAATGTACAAATCGTCGCGATACGTTAATCAAGCTTTTGTACCGTATGACGTTCGATACGGTGCTTGAAAACATAAATCGAAAACTACAACACGCCTTAGATTCGACATTTACTATGCCAAAATATCTCT GTATTTTGGACTTGTACGGATTTGAGTCTTTCGAATATGGCAATAGTCTGGAGCAGCTTTGCATTAATTATGCCAACGAAAGATTGCAGTACTATTTCACTGTCAACTATCTGAAAGAACAACAGCTACATTTAGCAAATGAag GTCTGACAGCAATTGACTTGGATGAAAACGCTTTGGACAAGCAAAATTTAATAAGCTTCCTCGATGGGCCAGTTTCTGTCTTTGGGGTCCTAAACGAA GAGTGTTATCTTAATCGTGGATGCGATGACTCGCAAGTGTGCATCAGGATCCAGTCAAGTTTGAATGAAAGAACTAGAGGGATCAAGAGCATGCCACCAAGCCCGCGAATGCCTCGCTCGTCAAAGATTAAAGCACCGCCCGTCGAATTTGCTATTAGTCATTATGCCGGGCTCGTATCTTATTCCACTGTCGCAATGTTGGATAAAAATCGCGATTAC atTCCTACAGAGATGATGTCTGTACTCTCCAGAAGCAGAAATTATTTTGTCAAACTTTTATTGGGGAAGGACGCGATAATAGTCAATGCGACGCATACGATGAATGGCCGAAGACACACCGTTCTAGCTAAATTCAAA AATTCCTTGGACAACTTGATGAGGATTCTTAATGTCTGTGATGTCCACTACATCCGTTGCATCCGGCCGTCACTGAGCGCTCCGTATTATACCTCATCGCCTAGTCAACGATGGGACGAGGATTACGTCGATGCACAGTTAAATGCTTGTGGTGTTATCGATACGATCAAAGTGTCTTCCTTCGGCTATCCGATCAG AATGAGTCACGAGGAATTTGCCTCTCGTTATAAATACCTGTCCACCAAACGACCAAAGGAACCTATCGAAGCCATAGAGATATGTCGTGAAATTACAGAATCTTATGTACAGttggaaaatgaaatacgTGTTGGAAAATCTCAAATGTATGCCACCGAGAAGGGCATTGAGCTGGCTGAACGATGGAAGTTCCGCATTCGTCAACAGGCGGCTTGCGTAGTACAACGCTGGTGGCGTGAAAGACTGCGTAGACAAAAAGCTGCCGTGACACTGCAAAATTGGTGGCGAACAGTCGTTCAGACGCGTGCAGTAAATAGAGTGAAGCGTTGGTGGAAGAGGAAGCGTTCCACTGCCCAAATCCTTTCCAAAGTCCGACAGATATGTGTATCCGTCCGCATCATTCAACGAACCGTCCGTCGCTGGCTAATCCATACCAGAGCCGCCAGGCAAAAAAGAGCTCAAATTTCTTTGCCTTCCACAGACTCTGTCGCTCAAGTTATTGCAGATGAAAGTTGTGACCATGATGTTAAGTTACAAGTCAGCCCCAAGTGGGGAGAAAACAATAATTGTGCCAAATTGACCCAATCACCGAATCTAATCTCCTTACAACTTTCCCGCGCCAACTTCTTTTACAGCGTTGGAGTTATCTCGATACGACGGCCTCCGACG gttcgaGCTCGTTTTATTACCCGGAAAACGtgccttcctttttctttcattccgCCTAGATCACAACTGCCTTCCGGACTTACCGACGCCTACTTATAA
- the LOC116920136 gene encoding LOW QUALITY PROTEIN: sin3 histone deacetylase corepressor complex component SDS3 (The sequence of the model RefSeq protein was modified relative to this genomic sequence to represent the inferred CDS: deleted 1 base in 1 codon) yields MGEMAYVGSPSRGSSSFPYSRTAPSLVEEISAAQFSNSNVRGIEEDLALIRQGEQAQLLQPSDEDTEDASETDQQKKEDEYTEMREQIYRDKLAYLKQQLEQLEQGLHPDYLRKLKKLETVYKSRLLLNEVWKDYEMQRAEEEYINEKQSASRELEEKKIELQENLISELEEKKRHVETERVTIELTGDSMEIKAPTTRKLRRRPNDPINVNSSSGPSDKRRKMAPAQLAYLLDENDVADDLRAIERGASGPPPTKPSGGTGQSAIRGSNNGIPNRRSNYSSPARQSDQSPSRSPVQGQSYGYSGWNSGENQATFEARVEDGKLFYEKRWYHRGQTVQVEGKKARFAGVISAIGTEAVWVRRPADGGKVKISIWQLCRGKYTLGRKAP; encoded by the exons ATGGGCGAGATGGCTTACGTAGGGTCTCCTTCTCGGGGATCGTCCAGTTTCCCCTACAGTCGCACAGCTCCAAGCCTAGTTGAAGAAATCAGTGCTGCCCAGTTTTCCAATTCAAATGTCAGAGGTATTGAAGAAGATTTGGCTCTCATCAGACAGGGGGAGCAAGCACAACTATTACAACCAAGTGATGAAG ATACAGAAGATGCCAGTGAAACAGATCAACagaagaaagaagatgaaTACACTGAAATGAGAGAACA GATTTACCGGGACAAGTTAGCCTATCTGAAACAGCAACTAGAACAGCTTGAACAAGGGCTTCATCCTGATTATCTAAGGAAGTTAAAAAAGCTAGAAACTGTCTAC aaatcTAGGCTTCTACTAAATGAAGTATGGAAGGACTATGAAATGCAAAGAGCAGAAGAAGAATATATTAATGAAAAGCAATCAGCATCAAGAGAATtagaggagaaaaaaattgagttaCAGGAAAATCTCATTTCTGAGTTAGAAGAGAAGAAACGCCATGTGGAAACCGAACGCGTTACTATAGAACTCACCGGAGATTCCATGGAG ATTAAAGCGCctacaacaagaaaactacgCCGTCGTCCTAACGATCCCATCAATGTTAATTCTTCGTCAGGCCCTTCTGACAAAAGGAGAAAGATGGCCCCAGCCCAGTTAGCTTACCTACTTGATGAGAACGATGTAGCTGATGATTTAAGAGCTATTGAACGTGGGGCATCTGGCCCTCCACCAACTAAACCCTCGGGAGGCACTGGTCAGTCGGCTATTCGAGGTTCCAATAATGGCATCCCCAATCGCCGAAGTAACTATAGTTCCCCAGCAAGACAGTCGGACCAGTCACCATCCAG ATCGCCAGTACAAGGCCAGTCTTACGGCTATTCTGGTTGGAATAGTGGA GAGAACCAAGCGACATTCGAGGCTCGAGTAGAAGATGGGAAACTGTTTTATGAAAAACGATG GTACCACCGGGGGCAGACAGTCCAAGTTGAGGGAAAGAAGGCCCGCTTTGCTGGAGTTATTTCCGCGATCGGCACAGAAGCG GTTTGGGTGCGTCGCCCAGCTGACGGCGGCAAAGTTAAAATTTCCATTTGGCAGCTTTGCCGAGGTAAATACACACTCGGCCGAAAAGCTCCATGA